CATTGATCACCCTGCGCGCGGAGCTGGAGGTCGAACCGGCGCTCTTGGGCCTGTTTGACGTGATAGTCATCTCAGCGGAAGTCGGATTGCGCAAGCCGGATCCCCGCGTTTTTGAGCTGACGGCCGAGCTTCTCCATTTGCCACTTGCCGCGTGCTTGTTGATTGACGACAAGCCGCGCAACACGCTGGCTGCACAGGCGATCGGGATGCCAGCGATCACGTTCACCTCGCCGCAACAACTGCTTCAGGAGCTGAGTCAACGTGGGCTGTAACTATGCCACACGCGCCAAGCGCTGTCCACGGAATATACGATCCACATTTGGGCTGGGCCGTAAGTCAGCCAGATCACATCACCGATGAATGGAAAGCGCCAGCCGCTGAAGAGCTGGGCAGCCAAGATGAGATCACTAACCAGGAAGAGTGCCCCACCTAAGGCGAGCGAAAGGAAAGCCGAGTCCTGCCAGGCCAGACCGGTAGTTACACCAGCCACGCTGGCGAGCAGGAGGACATAGGGCAGCGCAGCCCAACGTAGAGCAGTGAGGCGCTGCCCTCGGAAGACAGCCCAGTACCAGCCGAGCAGCCCGATCCCCAGCCAGATCGCCCAGGCTCCGCCCAGCGGGCCTAGCACGGTAAGCCCACTCCGCCTAGCGAGGCTTAAAAACGCAGCGATATAAGCCATATGGCCCAGCCCAAAGGCCACAATACCGCCGATCACGGGCTGGGCCATCGGCAGCAGCCGAGCCATGAACAGATCACCCAGGAAGCCGAATGTCATACCAAGGCCGATGAGCATCGCGTAATCACCGACAGCGCGCTCCCGGGCGAGCCAATACCAGCTCCAACCGGCCGCCACCAGTGTCAGCGATGAGGCGATTCGGGTCCAGGTGGGCATCCGCCGTGTTCGATGGGCGTCGGACCTGCCGAAGAAGAAGCCACCGAAAAGGAAAGCCGCCCAAAGCAATTGAAGGGCCAGCATCCATAGGCGATGAGGCGGAAGGACGAGGTGGATCATGGAAGCTCAATCCGTTGCTTGCTCAGCTCCACCGGAGAGCCATCCGCTGGCGAGAACGGCCGCAGCCGCACGCTCCAGCGCGTCTCCACGGGCTGAACCTGGTACTGCGGCAACACCCCAGGGCCACAGCTCGCGCCGCCCAGGCCGGACTGGGCGTGATCCAGGTTCAGCCAGATGTCGTCCCGCCGCTGCAATTCGTAAGTGTGCATAGCCCGAGTCAGATCCTCCGTTGAGAAATGATGGACGCTTACATTGAGCAGCGGCATCGCTACGGCCAACAGGCCATATCCGTCATCGGACAACGCTGCCCACCGCACATCGGTCTTGTTACCGTTGTCCTGCGGCATGATGTACGGCACATACTGCTCGTCCACGGTGCCGCGATAGAGGCCCACCTGCGCCCCTAGCTTGCGGTCGGGATAGGTCTCGATCGGGCCGCGGCCGTACCAAGTGAAGGTATTGTATTCACCGGGCACGATCATCTGCAGGCCGATGCGAGGCAGCTGCGGCAGCCGCTCGCCGGGGATTACGTGCGTCTCCACGATCACATCGCCAGAGCCATAGATCGTGTAGGTGTACTCGCCATCGAAGCGGGCCGGATGTGGCGTGAAGGCGAGCTTGAATTGATCAGATGGGATCGCTAACACTCGATCCAGCGCCTCCCGAATCCATTCAGAGGCATGCTCCTCCGGCATCTGATAGCGGATGGTCCGTAGCAGGGCATAGATGCGATCGCGCTGGTCTAGGAAGGAGACCAGCGATTGGATCCTGCTCGCCTTATCGGTGCCTGGCAGCTCCTCGTAGCGGATCCCCAGCTCCGAGCTCAGGGTGTGAAGCTGCTCTTCATCGAAGAATTGCGCTAAGAGGCGGCCAGCCTGCTCCAGTAGTTGCTCCCAGCGGACCCAGCGCCGTGCAGTGACGTCAACGGCAGGGGTGAGGACTGACCGCACGGTGATACGGGCCATCTGCGGGGCGATTTGGCTCACTGTGACCTCTTGGATCTGCTCTTGCAAACAGTCCAACCCCACCTCACGCCAGCGGATGGCGGCTTTCTCCTCGCCCCAGGTGTTGGCGTCGTTATCAGTGGGCGCTCGCCACAGATTCAGCTTGGGTCCTCGCTTCACCATCTCCCGGCCGGCATACTGAAGGCGGGAGATGGTGCCTGTGGATTTGTCAAAGGCCAGGGTGAAGTTGCGCCCGCGCACGGTGATGATCTCGTCAGATTCAGCCAGCGCTAACTCTGGGAGCTCAGAAATCGGCAGAACTGGCCCAGCCGACACTGCGAAGGGGATCTGGAATTGTGCCCAAGCCACCTCATGACCTTGATCGGCCCAACGGGTAGGCGCAGCCAAGGTAAAGTGAAGTGTCAGCCAATAGTCGGTGCCCGGCTTCAACTCCGGCGGCGTGAACGGCACCGTGACCACCTGGCTCTCGCCGGGGCGCAGGCTCAGCCGGGGCAGTTTGCCGGACTGTAACACCTGGCCATCCGCCATCAACCGCCACGTGATGTTCAATCCGCTCAAGTCGGAGAAATCGTACCGATTGATAATCCGCACCTGGCCAGCGAGCAAGTCCACTGGTTCAACCCATACCGGCTCTAAGACCTTCTTGTACTCCCATAGCCCAGGGTGCGGCTGGCGGTCAGGGCTGATCAACCCATTGATGCAGAAGTTGCCATCGTTAGGTTGATCGCCGAAGTCGCCACCATAGGCGAAGTATGTTTCGCCGTTGGGCGCCACCTTGCGCAGGCCCTGATCCACCCAATCCCAGATGCAGCCGCCGATCAGCCGTGGATAGGAACGGATCACGTCCCAGTACTCCTTTAGATTGCCGGTGCTGTTACCCATCGAGTGGGCATACTCGCACATGAGGAGGGGGCGCGTCTCGCCTGGGCGGGTGGCCAGCCGGATTAGCCGGTCAATAGGCGGATACATCACGCTCACGATGTCCACGATAGGGGCGTGTCCTGCCGACTCGTAGTGGACAGGGCGCGTAGGGTCGTTGGCATGGATCCACTCGGCCATGGCATCGTGGTTAGGACCGTAGCCGGACTCATTGCCCAACGACCAGATAATCACGCTGGGGTGATTCTTGTCGCGCTCGACCATGCGGATCGCCCGATCCAGGAATGCCTCTTTCCACAATGGGTCCTTGGCCAGCTTGTCCCATAGCCCATGAGTTTCCACGTTGGCCTCGTCAATCAGGTAGATGCCGTACTCGTCGCACAGCTCATACCACCTAGGGTGATTCGGGTAGTGGGAGGTGCGCACGGTGTTGATATTGAACTGCTTCATCAATCGAATGTCTTGGATCATCGAGTCCACTGTGATAGCTCGGCCACGATCGGGATCAATCTCGTGGCGGTTTACGCCCTTAAGCAGGATCGGGACGCCGTTGATCAGCAGACGCCCGTCTTTGATCTCGACCTGGCGAAAGCCAACCCGATTGCTTTCTACCTCTAACGTGCTTCCATCGGGCCCTTTTAGCGTGAGAAGCAGCATGTACAGGTATGGGTCTTCTGCCGACCACTGGCGCGGGCTGGCGATCTCACGCTCCAGATGGAAGATCACCTCAGTGTGCTGGGCCATCGGCACGCCAGAGGTGACCGGCGCGGTGAAGACCGTGTGCCCTTCGGCGTCAACGAGGGTGGCGACGACAGCGTGGGGCGGCGCGGGAGTGTCGCCGTAGTTCTTGACGTGGACGCGCAGCCGCAACGTAGCATCCTGGTAGGCGGCATCGAAATCGGTTCGCACCCAAAAATCACGAATGTGGACGGTGGGGGTGGCGAAGAGGTACACGTCGCGATAGATGCCGCTCAACCACCACATATCCTGATCTTCCAGATAGGTGCCGTCGGACCAGCGATAGACGCGGACAGCCAAGGTGTTCTGGCCGAGGCGAACGTAGCGGGTGATATTGAACTCAGCGGGAAGTCGGCTATCTTTGCTGAAGCCGACCATTTGGCCGTTGACCCAGACGTAGAAGGCCGAGTCTACGCCGTCGAAGACCAAGAAGACCTGCCGGCCGGCCCACGCTTCCGGTATGACGAACGTGGTACGGTATGAGCCGGTGGGGTTGTCATCGTGAGGCACGCGCGGGCAGATCTCCGGTGAGAAGGGATAGACGACGTTGGTGTAGATGGGTCGATCGTACCCGTGCATCTGCCAGTTGGAAGGCACGGGCAGGGTGTCCCAATCGCTCACGTCATAATCTTCCCGATAGAAGCCCGCCGGTGCTGAGTCGGGATTGGGCGCCCAGTGGAACTTCCAATCCCCATTCAACAGTTGGAAATACGGCGACGCGTTGCGATCACCGGCCAGCGCTGTCTGCTCATCGGCGTAGGGCGTCAGCGTGACGTGCGCCGGCTCTTTGTTGCGCCCGATGAGTTGAGGGTTCTCCCAGTCGTTTAGTAGCTCTGTCATTGTGCATGCTCCTTAAGCGTATTCTTGCAGTACCTCGGCGATGGCTTGACAGATTCGATCCATGTTCTCTGCTGTCATCCCGGCGACGTTGATGCGGCCAGAGCTCACAATGTAGATGGAGTACTTCTGGCGCAGGATCTCTACTTGCTTTGGCGTCAGGCCGGAAAACGAGAACATACCTCGCTGGCGGGCGATGAACGAGAAATCACGTCGCACCCCCTTGTCGGCCAACGTTTCTACGAAGAGTGTGCGCATCTCGTGGATGCGATCGCGCATCTCCTTTACCTCTGCCTCCCAATCGACGCGCAGCTCGGGGTCGTTCCAGATGGTGGTCACGATGGCTGCGCCGTGGGCGGGCGGGTTCGAGTAGTTGGCACGAATGCACAGCTTCACCTGGCTGAGTACAGCCTCCGCCGCGGCCTGCGAGGAGGCGACAATGGTCAGCGCGCCCACGCGCTCGTTGTACAGCCCGAAGTTCTTGGAGAACGAGCTAGCGATGAGCAGCTCACAGCCGGGCCGGCATAGCGTCAGCAATCCCCTGGCATCCTCGCGGAGGCCATCGCCCAGGCCCTGATAGGCGAAGTCCACCAGCGGGAGCAAGCGGCGCTCCTCGATCACGTCGGCGATCTGGCACCACTGCTCGGGTGTGGGATCAACGCCTGTCGGATTGTGACAGCAGGCATGGAGCAGGACGATGTCTCCCTCTGGGATCTGTCGGAGCGCAGCTAGCATCTCGTCAAAGGCCAGACTGTTGGTTGCGGCGTCGAAATACGGGTACGTCTTGACCTCGAGGCCAGCCGCCTGGAACACGCCAGGGTGGTTGGGCCAAGTGGGCTGGCTCACCCAGATGTGCTTATCGGGGAACATCTTCTTAAGGAAGTCGCCAGCCACACGCAGTGCCCCCGTGCCGCCTGGCGTGTGAGCTGTCGCCACTCGCTTGCTGGCTAAGACCTCGTGCTCCGGTCCGAACAACAGTTCTTGGACAGCCACCGCATACTCGGCTGAGCCCTGGATGCTTAGGTAGTTCTTGCTGGTCTCCTGCCTCAGGATACGCTCTTCCGCCCGTTTGACCGCTCGGAAGATAGGAGTTTTGCCCGTCGCGTCGCGATAGACACCGGCGCTGAGGTCCACCTTAGCAGGGTTCGGATCCTTACGAAATGCCTCGGCCAGCCCTAGGATGGGATCTGGGGGCGCCATAGGAAGTGTCTCAAACATCTTGACTGTCCTTTCCTTAAGTTTGGTTAGGAATTAGAGCTTCCCAATTGTAGCACGGGCGATAAGGTTGGCAAGCGACGAAGCCATCTGGGGCTCCCTCTCTCGTCTGTCACTGATCCTAGTCATGTTCGGTTCCAGTGAAATCCGATAAATATGCTTTGTTGATCATCGGCGTACAATTTTCTCTCAATCAGATCTTCTGCGGAGGTGTACCATGTCACTCGATCCCAAAGTCAAGCAGGAGTTAGAGCACGGGTTTGCCGGAGAGTCCATGGCAAATCGCCGCTACCTGTTCTTTGCGCGTAAGGCGGAAGAGGAGATCAACTTCGCTCCTTCCGCCGAGGTCGCTGAGTTGCTGAGGGAGATCGCCGCCCTCTTCCGGGAGACCGCTGAAGAGGAGACAGCCCATGCCTATGCTCACCTGGTGGCGATGGGCGGAATCGGCGATACGTTGCAAAATCTGCAGACTGCTCTCGAGGGTGAGACGTACGAGTATACAACGATGTATCCCGCTTCGGCGGAGGCTGCGCGAGCGGCCGGCCGAGAGGATATTGCACGGCAGTTTGAGTCTACGGCCAGGGCTGAGCGACGCCACGCGGCCCGCTACGAGCGCACCATCCAGCGCTTAAAGGAAGCCCTGGAGCGGGCCAAGTAACAAGTAAAGATACGGCAAACAGGTAGGGGCGCAGCGACGCTACGTCCCTACCTGTGTTCCCTCCTTGATGGGTCATCTGGACTGGAGCTTACTCAATGGCTAAGAAATCCCCAGAAACTCGCCCTGGTCTAGTGGATGAACAAGACCTGCTCCAGCGGCTCAAGCTCAACGTTAACAAGTGCTACTACTGCGGCATCTGCGAGCCGCTCTGCCCAGTGTTCACTCCCCTCTTCACCCTGTGGGATCGGGAGGTAGAGAAGGGAGAGCAGCTGCGCATGGATGACTTCCGCCCGATAGTGGACCTGTGTTACTACTGCAAGCTCTGTTTGCTCACCTGCGGCATTGGTGTGGATTTGCCGCGACTGATGCTGGAGAGTAAGATTTTCTATGTTCAGCGCCACGGACAGACGCTGCAAAACCGGTTGCTGATAGACACGGACCTCATTGGCCGGCTGAGCGGACTGGTGCCGTCACTAGCCAATTTGGCCCTGACCAACCCCATCAGCCGCCGGGTGATGGAAGCGGTCGTTGGCGTGGATCGGCGACGCACGTTCCCCAGAGTGCCCAGCCAGCCATTTCCGCGCTGGTATCGGCGCCACGTAGCCCGGCGTGTTCGCCCGCTGGCCACGGGCAGCCGCAAGGTGGCCCTCTTCTCTGGATGTTACACCGATCATTTCGACCCGGAGGTGGGCATCGCAGCGACGCTGGTACTAGAGCACAACGAGATCGAGCTCGTCTATCCAGAACAGCGGTGCTGCGGCATTCCCAAACTGGTGGACGGCAGCCTCGAGGCCGCCCGCGAGAACTTCCGGTATAACCTGTCAAAGCTGGCTCCACTGGTGCGCCAAGGGTATGATATAGTCGTGATCAGCACACCGTGTAGCATGACCTTCAAGCAAGAGTATCTGGACTACCTAGGCGGCGAGGAGGCGGAACTGGTGGCAAAACACGTCTTTGACATCAGCCAGTACCTACGCCAGATGCACGAGCGAGGCGAGCTCAAGACTGACTTCCGACCGCTGCCGCTGCGCGTAGCCTACCATGTCCCCTGCGCAGCTAAAGCACAACGCATTGACCGGGCTGCGCTCGAGCTGCTGGCGCTAGTCCCGGAGCTGCAGGTAACCCTGGTAGACCGGGGATGTTGTGGCTTTGATGGCACCTTCGGCTTCAAAAAGCAGTTCTTCGACCTCTCGATGCAAGTGGGGAAGCCATTGTTCGAGGCAATTCGCCAGTCAGGGGCCACACATGCTGCCACCGATTGCCCCCTGTGCGAGGTGCAAATCGCAGATGGGGCACATACGGCGACAGTGCATCCGATCGAACTGTTGTGTCAAGCGTATGGGTTACGACCTTGAACTGGAGGTCGAAATCTTCACCATTCCAGTGAACAAAGAGGATACAAGACCGAACAGGGGAGCAAGATCATGGCCTCATTTTTGAGTGCGCTGCAGACCATCCATGAAGGGATTGCCGCCGGCCCCTTTAGGGCCGCCTGGAGCTCGCTAAAGGGATACCAGGTGCCACAATGGTACTTAGACGCTAAGTTCGGCATCTTCATCCACTGGGGTGTCTACTCAGTCCCTGCCTTCGGCAACGAGTGGTATCCGCGTAACATGTACCGCCAGGGCACTCCCGAGTTCGAACATCACCTCGCCACTTACGGCCCCCATACCCGATTCGGCTACAAAGACTTCATCCCGATGTTTCGGGCAGAGAAGTTCGACCCTGACGCCTGGGCTGAGCTATTCCAACAGGCTGGAGCGAAGTACGTTGTGCCCGTCGCAGAGCACCATGACGGGTTTGCCATGTATGACTGTAGCTTCTCCCGCTGGACCGCGGCCAAAATGGGGCCGAAGCGCGATGTCATCGGCGAGTTGGCGGAGGCCGTCCGCCGACGAGGGCTGATCTTTGGCCTTTCGTCCCACCGGGCTGAACACTGGTGGTTCATGAACGGTGGGATGCAGTTCGACTCCGACGTGCAAGATCCTCGCTTCTACGATTTTTATGGTCCTGCCCAGCCTGATGGCACCCAGCCCGACGCCGAATTTCTGGACGACTGGCTGGTACGCACCTGCGAGCTAGTGGACAAATACCGGCCGCAACTGATCTGGTTCGATTGGTGGATCGAGCAGCCAGTCTTCCAGCCGTATCTGCAGAAGTTCGCCGCGTTTTATTACAATCGCGGTGCAAGTTGGGATCAAGGCGTCGTCATCAACTATAAACTCGAAGCCTTCCCCGAAGGCACTGCGGTGCTTGATGTCGAGCGGGGACAACTGGGGGACGTCCGTCCGCTGTTCTGGCAGACGGATACCTCTGTGTCGAAGAACTCTTGGGGGTACATCACCCACCACGAGTACAAGCCGGTGGACTGGATCATCCACGACCTGGCTGATATCGTAAGCAAGAACGGATGCCTACTGTTAAACATCGGCCCACGGCCGGACGGCACCATCCCTGAGCCGGAAGAGCAGAGACTGCAAGAGATCGGCCGATGGCTAGCGATCAATGGTGAGGCGATCTATGGCACTCGCCCATGGAAGGTCTTCGGCGAGGGCCCTACGCAAGTGGTCGCGGGGTCCTTCTCCGACACGAAGCGCAGCCCGTTCACTAGCGAGGACATCCGCTTCACTATGAAAGGAGATGTACTATACGCGATCGCCTTGGCCTGGCCAGAGAACGGCCAGATGATTATCCGCTCGCTTGGCGAGCGCCGTGGGCTATGGGAGCAGAGAATCGCCCGAGTGGAGCTCTTGGGAAACCCTGTGCCACTGCGCTGGACTCGCGACGACCACAGCTTGACGATCCAATTGCCACCGCAGAAGCCATGTGAACACGCTTTCGTTTTCCGTGTTGTCTGATCTATTTGGAGGAGCGTTCTACTCCTCCAGGCCTCCCCACCCTAGAAGGAGCCGGCATATGTTTGACTGAGCCGAAGTCCGCCTGTATACTCCAGGCAGGAGGCAAACAGGTGCAAAGATCTGGGCGCTTTCCGTGGCAGTACATAGCGTTAACTGCAGCGCTGCTAGGTGCAGTGGTGATCTTCTGGCGCCCACTCGTGCAGTTGGCGACCGACGTGGATAGTGTCCAAGCATGGCTGGCCTCTCTAGGCCCCTGGGGCCCTGTCGCGATGATCCTGGCAAGCGCAGCACAAATCGTCTTCGCCCCCGTCCCAGGTTACTTCGTCCAGGTGGCAGGTGGGTATCTCTTCGGCATGGTACCGGGCGCCATCTATGGAACGCTTGGCATGTTATTGGGGGGGACCATCGCGATGACTCTGTCCCGCCGCTTCGGCCGGCCCTTCGTCGAGCGAAAACTGGGTGCTGAGCGAATCAGGCGCTGGGAGCAGGTGGTACATGCCAATAGCATCTGGGTGTGGTTTCTCTTGATGGCTGGTCCTACCGGTGATGTGCCGTACTACCTGGCTGGCCTGACTCAAGTCCCAATGTGGAAAATCCTGGGGATCGTCTTGTTCACGCGCGGCCCGGCTATCACGGTCGCCGCGGCTATAGGTGCCGGCGCCGCTGATCTTTCCCCTGAATTGCTGCTAGGGCTCCTCGTGCTGGTGCTTCTCCTGGGCGCGTTGTTCTTCAAAGCTGGCCGACAGGTGGCCAGACGTCTAGAAGCCTTTCTGTTGCATCGGATGGTCAAGACAATTCCCCCGCCAGAACAGCCCTGATCTTCCCCTTTTCGATCACACGGATGCTCAAAATCATGTCTGCCAGGCTTGGCGTGATGATATAATGGCGTTAGAGGAAAGAATGATCCAAGAAGTAACTGTCGTTCGGCGCCATATCCATGTGCGCGGCGTGGTCCAGGGGGTAGGATTTCGCCCCTTCGTCTATAACCTGGCCCAACGTCATGGCCTGCGCGGCTGGGTGTGCAACACCTCATCTGGGGTGGACATTGAAGCCGAGGGCACCCCCCAGGCAGTGGACGCGTTTTTACACGCGCTCACTCTGGAAGCGCCCCCGTTGGCCCGTATTGACGCCGTGGATGTATATGAGCTGCCGCCCAACGGAGACGCCACATTTGAAATCCGCCACAGTCAAGCTCAGCCAGGACAGTTTCAGCCCATCTCGCCCGATGTGGCCACGTGCGATGCCTGCCTGGCCGAGGTGATGGACTCAGCCGATCGACGCTACCGCTACCCATTCACCAACTGCACTCACTGCGGCCCACGTTTTACCATCATCCGAGACATCCCATACGACCGGCCTCGGACCACCATGGCCGTTTTCACCATGTGTGCAGATTGCCAGGCGGAGTATGACGACCCAGCCAACCGACGGTTCCATGCGCAGCCTAACGCCTGTCCGATATGTGGCCCGCGCTTGACATTGGCGCCTGCCCCAGGGAAGTCGCTCCCACCAGACCTGCCTGATGATCCCATTGAGGCCACGCGAGTTCTGCTGGCTCGGGGCTGGATCGTGGCAATCAAGGGGTTAGGCGGCTTCCACCTGGCCTGCAATGCCCGCGACGAGGAAGTGGTACGACGGTTGCGTGTCCGGAAAGGCCGCATCGGCAAGCCCTTTGCGCTGATGGCGCGCGACCTGGAGACCGCTCGCTCCCTCTGTGAGGTGAATGATGACGAGGCAAAGCTCCTGAGCGGCCGGGAACGCCCCATCGTTCTCCTACGCGCTCGGCCCGGAAATGGCATTGCGCCAAGCGTGGCCCCACGACAGCGCAACCTAGGGATCATGCTCCCATATACGCCGCTGCATCACCTGCTCCTCCGGCTGGCTCCTGGGATCCCTGACGTTCTGGTAATGACCTCCGGTAACCTGAGCGAGGAGCCCATCGCCATTGATAACGATGAGGCCTTCACGCGGCTGAGCGACCTGGCCGACGCCCTCTTAATACACAATCGAGACATCTACATCCGTTGCGACGATTCGGTGGTGCGCGTGTTTCGGGGAGCCGAGTTGCCCATCCGGCGCTCGCGAGGATATGCGCCCTATCCGGTTCACCTAGGGGCTGAGGCTGTCCCGCTCCTGGCCTGTGGAGCTGAACTCAAGAACACGTTTTGCCTGACCCGTGGCTCCTATGCCTTTCTCAGCCAGCACATCGGCGATCTGGAGAACGTGGAAACGCTGGAAGCCTATCGGATGGCCATCGCGCACTTCGAGCGGCTGTTTCGTGTGCGCCCGCAAGCCCTGGCCTATGACTTGCATCCTGACTACTTGGCCACTCGCTATGCGTTGCAGCGCGCGGAAGAGGAAGGGTTGCCGGCCATCGGCGTGCAACATCATCATGCACACATTGCCGCTTGCCTGGCTGAACATCAACGACCTGGCCCGGTCATTGGCGTGGCTTTTGATGGCACAGGCTACGGCGAGGATGGCGCCATCTGGGGTGGCGAGTTTCTGATCGCCGATCTAGCCGGCTATCAGCGAGCAGCTCACCTGGCCTATGTACCGCTGCCGGGTGGCGACGCTGCGGTGCGCCGTACATACCGTATGGCGTGGAGTCACCTGTGGCATGCCTTCGGCCCCATCTGGCCCGATGTGCCTACGCTGCGCCAGATTAGTCCAATGGAGCGACGAATAGTGGAACGACAGCTTGCCACCGGTCTCTACGCGCCCCCTACGTCCAGCATGGGCCGGCTATTCGACGCTATCTCAGCCCTCTGCGGCGTCTGCCTGGAAGCGACTTACGAGGGGCAAGCTGCCATTGAACTAGAAATGCTGGCCGATCCGGCCGAGGATGGAGTTTACGAGTGGCCGTTACCGGATGCGACTGGCGACACCCCATGGGCGATTGATCCGGCTCCGATCGTTCAAGCCGTCGTAGCGGATGTGCAAAGGGGAACAGGAGTGGCCGCTATCGCGGCCCGCTTTCACAACGCGGTGGCTGCGATGGTGACGGAGATATGTCGGCGACTGCGCGCGGTGACGGGATTCAACGAGGTGGCGTTGAGCGGCGGAGTATGGCAGAATGTGCTGTTGCTGGAGCGGACACTGGCTCGGCTAGAGGCCGCCGGCTTTACCGTATACACCCATCGCCTGGTGCCACCCAACGATGGCGGGTTGTCGTTGGGACAAGCAGTTGTAGCGAACCGGCGCATTAGCAAGCAGGGATATAAAGTTGGTTACAACCCGAAATGCTCTGGAGGAGATGATCTATGTGTCTAGGAGTCCCTGGCCGTGTGGTGGAGATATTTGAGCAGGATGGCATTCGAATGGGAAAGGTGGATTTCGGAGGCATTGTCAAGGAGGCTTGTTTAGCCTATGTACCCGAGACCGAGGTAAATGACTATGTGATCATCCACGCCGGTTTCGCTATCTCTCGCCTGAATGAGGAGGAGGCCCAGGAGACGTTGGCGATCCTGCGAGAGATGGGCGAGGATGTCCCGATGGGTGAGTTCACGAGTCGATGAAATACGTAGCAGAGTTTCGTCAACCGGAGCTGATTCATAAACTGGCCGGAGAGATCCGCCGGACGGTGACCAAGCCGTGGACGATCATGGAGATCTGCGGCGGTCAGACACACGCCTTCATGCGGTTTGGCCTGGAATCGCTGTTGCCGCCTGAGATCGAACTAGTACACGGCCCTGGCTGTCCCGTATGTGTGACGCCTTTGGAGCTAATCGATAAGGCCATTGCCATCGCCTCTCGACCCGAGGTGATCTTCTGCTCCTTCGGTGACATGTTGCGCGTGCCAGGCTCCCATGCGGACCTGTTTCGCGTCAAGGCGGCGGGTGGCGACGTGCGCGTGGTCTACTCCCCGCTAGAGTGCCTGAAGATCGCCCGACAACATCCTAATCGGGAGGTGGTGTTCTTCGCCATCGGCTTCGAAACCACCGCGCCGGGCAACGCAATGCTGGTCTGGCAGGCCCGACAGCAGGGAATTCGCAACTTCAGCATGCTGGTATCCCATGTACGGGTA
This genomic interval from Anaerolineae bacterium contains the following:
- a CDS encoding lysoplasmalogenase; its protein translation is MIHLVLPPHRLWMLALQLLWAAFLFGGFFFGRSDAHRTRRMPTWTRIASSLTLVAAGWSWYWLARERAVGDYAMLIGLGMTFGFLGDLFMARLLPMAQPVIGGIVAFGLGHMAYIAAFLSLARRSGLTVLGPLGGAWAIWLGIGLLGWYWAVFRGQRLTALRWAALPYVLLLASVAGVTTGLAWQDSAFLSLALGGALFLVSDLILAAQLFSGWRFPFIGDVIWLTYGPAQMWIVYSVDSAWRVWHSYSPR
- a CDS encoding DUF4981 domain-containing protein, with the protein product MTELLNDWENPQLIGRNKEPAHVTLTPYADEQTALAGDRNASPYFQLLNGDWKFHWAPNPDSAPAGFYREDYDVSDWDTLPVPSNWQMHGYDRPIYTNVVYPFSPEICPRVPHDDNPTGSYRTTFVIPEAWAGRQVFLVFDGVDSAFYVWVNGQMVGFSKDSRLPAEFNITRYVRLGQNTLAVRVYRWSDGTYLEDQDMWWLSGIYRDVYLFATPTVHIRDFWVRTDFDAAYQDATLRLRVHVKNYGDTPAPPHAVVATLVDAEGHTVFTAPVTSGVPMAQHTEVIFHLEREIASPRQWSAEDPYLYMLLLTLKGPDGSTLEVESNRVGFRQVEIKDGRLLINGVPILLKGVNRHEIDPDRGRAITVDSMIQDIRLMKQFNINTVRTSHYPNHPRWYELCDEYGIYLIDEANVETHGLWDKLAKDPLWKEAFLDRAIRMVERDKNHPSVIIWSLGNESGYGPNHDAMAEWIHANDPTRPVHYESAGHAPIVDIVSVMYPPIDRLIRLATRPGETRPLLMCEYAHSMGNSTGNLKEYWDVIRSYPRLIGGCIWDWVDQGLRKVAPNGETYFAYGGDFGDQPNDGNFCINGLISPDRQPHPGLWEYKKVLEPVWVEPVDLLAGQVRIINRYDFSDLSGLNITWRLMADGQVLQSGKLPRLSLRPGESQVVTVPFTPPELKPGTDYWLTLHFTLAAPTRWADQGHEVAWAQFQIPFAVSAGPVLPISELPELALAESDEIITVRGRNFTLAFDKSTGTISRLQYAGREMVKRGPKLNLWRAPTDNDANTWGEEKAAIRWREVGLDCLQEQIQEVTVSQIAPQMARITVRSVLTPAVDVTARRWVRWEQLLEQAGRLLAQFFDEEQLHTLSSELGIRYEELPGTDKASRIQSLVSFLDQRDRIYALLRTIRYQMPEEHASEWIREALDRVLAIPSDQFKLAFTPHPARFDGEYTYTIYGSGDVIVETHVIPGERLPQLPRIGLQMIVPGEYNTFTWYGRGPIETYPDRKLGAQVGLYRGTVDEQYVPYIMPQDNGNKTDVRWAALSDDGYGLLAVAMPLLNVSVHHFSTEDLTRAMHTYELQRRDDIWLNLDHAQSGLGGASCGPGVLPQYQVQPVETRWSVRLRPFSPADGSPVELSKQRIELP
- a CDS encoding aspartate/tyrosine/aromatic aminotransferase, translated to MFETLPMAPPDPILGLAEAFRKDPNPAKVDLSAGVYRDATGKTPIFRAVKRAEERILRQETSKNYLSIQGSAEYAVAVQELLFGPEHEVLASKRVATAHTPGGTGALRVAGDFLKKMFPDKHIWVSQPTWPNHPGVFQAAGLEVKTYPYFDAATNSLAFDEMLAALRQIPEGDIVLLHACCHNPTGVDPTPEQWCQIADVIEERRLLPLVDFAYQGLGDGLREDARGLLTLCRPGCELLIASSFSKNFGLYNERVGALTIVASSQAAAEAVLSQVKLCIRANYSNPPAHGAAIVTTIWNDPELRVDWEAEVKEMRDRIHEMRTLFVETLADKGVRRDFSFIARQRGMFSFSGLTPKQVEILRQKYSIYIVSSGRINVAGMTAENMDRICQAIAEVLQEYA
- a CDS encoding rubrerythrin; this encodes MSLDPKVKQELEHGFAGESMANRRYLFFARKAEEEINFAPSAEVAELLREIAALFRETAEEETAHAYAHLVAMGGIGDTLQNLQTALEGETYEYTTMYPASAEAARAAGREDIARQFESTARAERRHAARYERTIQRLKEALERAK
- a CDS encoding anaerobic glycerol-3-phosphate dehydrogenase subunit C, with translation MAKKSPETRPGLVDEQDLLQRLKLNVNKCYYCGICEPLCPVFTPLFTLWDREVEKGEQLRMDDFRPIVDLCYYCKLCLLTCGIGVDLPRLMLESKIFYVQRHGQTLQNRLLIDTDLIGRLSGLVPSLANLALTNPISRRVMEAVVGVDRRRTFPRVPSQPFPRWYRRHVARRVRPLATGSRKVALFSGCYTDHFDPEVGIAATLVLEHNEIELVYPEQRCCGIPKLVDGSLEAARENFRYNLSKLAPLVRQGYDIVVISTPCSMTFKQEYLDYLGGEEAELVAKHVFDISQYLRQMHERGELKTDFRPLPLRVAYHVPCAAKAQRIDRAALELLALVPELQVTLVDRGCCGFDGTFGFKKQFFDLSMQVGKPLFEAIRQSGATHAATDCPLCEVQIADGAHTATVHPIELLCQAYGLRP